In a genomic window of Paracoccus sp. TOH:
- the ligD gene encoding DNA ligase D yields the protein MALEAYRRKRDFSATPEPRGGRRRKGGHAFVIQKHAATRLHYDFRLELDGVLKSWAVARGPSLVPGEKRLAVHVEDHPLDYGDFEGTIPKGEYGGGTVILWDRGTWTPEGDAHQAYAKGHLEFTLHGEKLGGRWHLVRMRGKPRDKSENWLLIKGEDDFARGEDAPDILAERPESVKTGRLIADVAGEAPGWSSKTGRIRRSAGGATKPAASPPDPRPSPDPPEPAQVKGARKAAMPGFVEPMLATLVSAAPTGARWLHEIKFDGYRLQARLEAGRVKLLTRSGLDWTARFGKAVPAALRGLPAGSAILDGEMVVETAAGASDFSALQADLSAGRDDRFAFYAFDLMYLDGYDLRAVPLVERKALLAQLLGRGDGILRLSDHFRESGALVLRHACRLSLEGIVSKLADSPYRTGRGKAWVKSKCSARQEFVIGGYVPSSVSRKAIGSLIMGVYEDGALQHVGRVGTGFSGAVAEDLFRRLERLRIPESPFAARLTAEEARQARFVRPELVAEVEFRAWTADGHLRHAAFRGLREDKPATEIVRETARPAAKPPAPQRRRVRLTHPDRLYWPEDGVTKEGLADYYAEVWRQIAPWITGRPLALLRCPNGIAGERFFQKHAWKGLGRHIVQVQDPRDPKGEPLIAIEDLDGLMGLVQSAALEIHPWGSTIADWERPDLITMDLDPGEAVEWPAVVAAARELRQRLQDHGLAGFVKTSGGKGLHVVAPLQPRAEWPAVKAFAKAMADAMAADDPDRYVSTISKAKRRGRILIDYLRNQRGATAVAAYSTRARPGAAVSAPLRWDELDGGIGPAWFTIRNMPTRLATLAADPWDGFRAAAVPLEAPGARRGKAG from the coding sequence ATGGCGCTAGAGGCCTATCGCAGGAAACGCGATTTCTCGGCCACGCCCGAGCCGCGCGGCGGCCGGCGGCGCAAAGGCGGCCATGCCTTCGTCATCCAGAAACATGCCGCGACCCGGTTGCATTACGATTTCCGCCTGGAACTGGACGGGGTGCTGAAAAGCTGGGCCGTCGCCCGGGGCCCCAGCCTGGTGCCCGGCGAAAAGCGCCTGGCCGTGCATGTCGAGGACCACCCGCTGGACTATGGCGATTTCGAGGGCACCATCCCCAAGGGCGAATATGGCGGCGGCACCGTCATCCTGTGGGACCGCGGCACCTGGACCCCCGAGGGCGATGCGCATCAGGCATATGCCAAGGGCCACCTGGAATTCACGCTGCACGGCGAAAAGCTGGGCGGGCGCTGGCATCTGGTCCGGATGCGCGGCAAACCGCGCGACAAGAGCGAGAACTGGCTGCTCATCAAGGGCGAGGACGATTTCGCCCGCGGCGAGGACGCGCCCGACATCCTCGCCGAGCGGCCGGAATCGGTCAAGACCGGCCGGCTGATCGCCGATGTCGCGGGCGAGGCGCCGGGATGGTCGTCGAAGACCGGCCGGATCCGCAGATCGGCGGGCGGTGCGACGAAACCGGCCGCATCGCCGCCCGATCCCCGCCCAAGCCCCGACCCGCCCGAGCCGGCACAGGTCAAGGGCGCCCGCAAGGCGGCGATGCCGGGCTTTGTCGAGCCGATGCTGGCCACGCTGGTTTCGGCCGCACCGACTGGCGCGCGCTGGCTGCACGAGATCAAGTTCGACGGCTACCGTCTGCAGGCCCGGCTCGAGGCGGGCCGGGTCAAGCTGCTGACCCGCAGCGGGCTGGACTGGACCGCGCGCTTCGGCAAGGCGGTGCCGGCGGCGCTGCGCGGCCTGCCGGCCGGGTCGGCCATCCTGGATGGCGAGATGGTGGTCGAAACCGCGGCCGGCGCCTCGGATTTCTCGGCGCTTCAGGCCGATCTCAGCGCCGGCCGCGACGACCGCTTCGCCTTCTACGCCTTCGACCTGATGTATCTGGACGGCTACGACCTGCGCGCCGTTCCGCTGGTCGAGCGCAAGGCGCTGCTGGCGCAGCTTCTCGGCCGCGGCGACGGCATCCTGCGCCTCAGCGATCATTTCCGGGAAAGCGGCGCCCTGGTCCTGCGCCATGCCTGCCGGCTGAGCCTCGAGGGGATCGTCTCGAAACTGGCCGACAGCCCCTATCGCACCGGGCGCGGCAAGGCCTGGGTCAAGTCGAAATGCTCGGCCCGGCAGGAATTCGTCATCGGCGGCTATGTGCCCTCGTCGGTGTCGCGCAAGGCCATCGGCTCGCTGATCATGGGCGTCTACGAGGACGGCGCATTGCAGCATGTCGGCCGGGTCGGCACCGGGTTTTCCGGCGCCGTGGCCGAGGATCTGTTCCGCCGGCTGGAACGGCTGCGCATCCCCGAAAGCCCCTTCGCCGCCCGCCTGACGGCGGAGGAGGCGCGGCAGGCCCGCTTCGTCCGCCCCGAGCTGGTGGCCGAGGTCGAGTTCCGGGCCTGGACGGCCGACGGCCATCTGCGCCACGCCGCGTTCCGCGGCCTGCGCGAGGACAAGCCGGCGACCGAGATCGTGCGCGAAACCGCCAGACCCGCCGCCAAGCCCCCTGCCCCGCAGCGCCGCCGGGTGCGGCTGACCCATCCCGACCGGCTTTACTGGCCCGAGGACGGCGTCACCAAAGAGGGGCTCGCCGATTACTATGCCGAGGTCTGGCGCCAGATCGCGCCCTGGATCACCGGCCGGCCGCTGGCGCTGCTGCGCTGCCCGAACGGCATCGCCGGCGAGCGGTTCTTCCAGAAACACGCCTGGAAGGGCCTTGGCCGGCATATCGTCCAGGTGCAGGATCCCAGGGATCCCAAGGGCGAGCCGCTGATCGCCATCGAGGATCTGGACGGGCTGATGGGGCTGGTGCAATCCGCGGCGCTGGAGATCCACCCCTGGGGCTCGACCATCGCAGACTGGGAACGGCCGGACCTGATCACCATGGACCTCGACCCGGGCGAGGCGGTGGAATGGCCGGCGGTGGTGGCGGCCGCCCGCGAGCTGCGCCAGCGGCTGCAGGATCACGGGCTGGCCGGCTTCGTCAAGACCTCGGGCGGCAAGGGGCTGCATGTCGTGGCGCCGCTGCAGCCGCGGGCGGAATGGCCGGCGGTCAAGGCCTTCGCCAAGGCGATGGCCGATGCCATGGCGGCCGACGACCCCGACCGCTATGTCTCGACCATCAGCAAGGCCAAGCGGCGCGGCCGGATCCTGATCGACTATCTGCGCAACCAGCGCGGCGCCACCGCGGTTGCCGCCTATTCCACCCGCGCCCGGCCCGGCGCCGCCGTCTCGGCGCCGCTGCGCTGGGACGAACTGGACGGTGGCATCGGCCCGGCCTGGTTCACCATCCGGAACATGCCGACCCGGCTTGCCACGCTGGCGGCCGATCCCTGGGACGGCTTTCGCGCCGCCGCCGTCCCGCTGGAGGCGCCGGGCGCCCGGCGCGGCAAGGCCGGCTAG